In the Geobacter sp. FeAm09 genome, one interval contains:
- the mrdA gene encoding penicillin-binding protein 2: MKEQRFVREITESKRRILILSFVVGGIFFLLLLRLWHLQILSADNYRNMSENNRLRFVPVAASRGAIMDRNGTVLVSNQPSFSLAVVPQEVENRDELLDRLAKLLGMDRAELSERWEKGKGRAKYYPIILASNITRDQVEIVEENHLRLPGVEIEMKPVREYASGVLAAHLLGYIGEISEDELNAKGYEEYNPGDYLGKNGIERSWEKELHGNDGGRQLEVDARGRVLRTISESYPTVGNSVVLTIDARVQKQAEKAFGDQAGAAVAMDVNTGEILAFVSNPGFDPALFSGKMPADTWKEYLDDKRHPLENKALTGQYPPGSTFKIITALAGLEDGKIDENTTVNCNGTYELGTSTFKCWNRHGHGVTNLKKSLRESCDVYYYQLGERLGVDRIAAMAKRFMLGAPMGIGLAHEKAGLIPTADWKLRRFGKRWLHGETVPVSIGQGYVLMTPIQLASMIATVANEGNVYRPYLVKRIVDADGKPLKEFKPELMGTTGISADKFKLVKQGLFAVVNEPGGTGGAARLYDAHVAGKTGSSQVVKLRDSKQATPYQYRDHALFVAFAPYEKPEIAVAVIVEHGEHGGSAAAPIAGRILRAWFDSKKPPRKEPVRLKGDDEAGGDDEPAPPVKKQGVNEDQADD; this comes from the coding sequence ATGAAAGAACAACGTTTCGTCCGTGAGATTACGGAGTCCAAGAGAAGGATTCTGATCCTCTCCTTTGTGGTGGGCGGCATATTCTTCCTGCTGCTGCTGCGCCTGTGGCACCTGCAGATCCTGAGCGCCGACAATTACCGCAACATGTCGGAAAACAACCGCCTGCGGTTCGTGCCGGTGGCCGCATCCCGTGGGGCCATCATGGACCGCAACGGTACGGTGCTGGTCAGCAACCAGCCTTCCTTCAGCCTGGCGGTGGTGCCCCAGGAGGTGGAGAACAGGGACGAATTGCTCGATCGCCTTGCAAAACTGCTCGGCATGGATCGCGCCGAACTCAGCGAACGTTGGGAGAAGGGAAAGGGGCGGGCCAAGTATTACCCGATCATCCTGGCGTCGAATATCACCCGCGACCAGGTGGAGATCGTGGAGGAAAACCACCTGCGCCTGCCAGGGGTCGAGATCGAGATGAAACCGGTGCGGGAGTACGCCAGCGGCGTTCTGGCGGCCCATTTGCTGGGGTATATCGGCGAGATTTCAGAGGATGAACTGAACGCCAAGGGGTATGAGGAGTACAACCCCGGCGACTATCTCGGCAAGAACGGCATCGAGCGCAGTTGGGAAAAGGAGTTGCACGGCAACGACGGGGGGCGGCAGTTGGAGGTGGATGCGCGCGGCCGGGTCCTGCGGACCATTTCCGAATCCTACCCCACGGTCGGCAACAGCGTGGTGCTGACCATCGACGCGCGTGTCCAGAAACAGGCGGAAAAGGCCTTTGGCGACCAGGCCGGGGCGGCGGTCGCCATGGACGTGAACACCGGCGAGATCCTGGCATTCGTCAGCAACCCGGGGTTCGATCCCGCCCTGTTCAGCGGGAAGATGCCGGCGGATACCTGGAAGGAATACCTGGATGACAAGCGCCACCCCTTGGAGAACAAGGCGCTGACCGGTCAGTACCCACCCGGATCGACTTTCAAGATCATCACCGCCCTGGCTGGCCTGGAGGACGGCAAGATCGACGAGAACACCACCGTGAATTGCAACGGCACCTATGAACTGGGAACCTCCACCTTCAAGTGCTGGAACCGGCATGGCCACGGCGTCACCAACCTCAAGAAGTCGCTGCGCGAGTCGTGCGACGTCTATTACTACCAGTTGGGCGAGCGGCTCGGGGTGGACCGCATCGCGGCCATGGCGAAGAGATTCATGCTCGGCGCGCCCATGGGCATCGGCCTGGCCCATGAGAAGGCGGGTCTGATCCCCACCGCCGACTGGAAACTGAGGCGCTTCGGCAAACGCTGGCTCCACGGCGAGACCGTGCCGGTCTCCATCGGCCAGGGGTATGTGCTGATGACGCCGATCCAGTTGGCCTCCATGATCGCCACGGTGGCCAACGAGGGCAACGTGTATCGCCCCTACCTGGTGAAGCGTATCGTCGATGCCGACGGCAAGCCGCTCAAGGAGTTCAAGCCGGAACTGATGGGCACGACCGGTATCTCGGCGGATAAGTTCAAGCTGGTCAAGCAGGGGCTGTTTGCCGTGGTGAACGAACCGGGCGGGACCGGGGGCGCGGCGCGGCTCTACGATGCGCACGTGGCGGGCAAGACCGGTTCCTCCCAGGTGGTCAAGCTGCGCGACAGCAAACAGGCGACCCCGTACCAGTACCGGGACCACGCCCTGTTCGTGGCCTTCGCCCCCTATGAAAAACCGGAGATCGCCGTGGCGGTGATCGTGGAGCACGGCGAGCACGGCGGCTCGGCCGCCGCCCCCATTGCCGGGCGCATTCTGCGGGCCTGGTTCGACAGCAAGAAGCCGCCCAGGAAAGAACCGGTACGCCTGAAGGGAGACGATGAAGCAGGGGGCGACGACGAACCGGCGCCGCCCGTGAAGAAACAGGGTGTGAATGAGGATCAGGCCGATGATTGA
- the gmhB gene encoding D-glycero-beta-D-manno-heptose 1,7-bisphosphate 7-phosphatase, with the protein MVLGDGVGRRAVFVDRDGTINVEKDYLYRIEDFEFIPGAPEAIRLLNEAGFLVVVVTNQSGVARGYYTEEDVESLHRHIDAELAKTGARVDAWRYCPHHPAGRGSYSLPCRCRKPLPGMLLDAARRHTIDLAASVMIGDKLADVEAGIAAGCRTILVRSGYGAAEEARVSPGTTVCDDLLAAVLSLVGQRDEV; encoded by the coding sequence ATGGTTTTAGGCGACGGCGTTGGGAGGCGTGCTGTTTTCGTTGACCGGGACGGCACCATCAATGTGGAGAAGGACTACCTCTACCGGATCGAGGATTTCGAGTTCATCCCCGGGGCGCCGGAGGCGATCAGGCTTTTGAACGAAGCCGGCTTTCTGGTGGTGGTCGTGACGAACCAGTCCGGCGTTGCCCGGGGGTATTACACCGAAGAGGATGTGGAGTCCCTGCACCGCCATATTGACGCCGAACTCGCCAAAACCGGCGCGCGGGTGGATGCGTGGCGGTACTGTCCCCACCATCCGGCGGGCCGTGGCAGTTACTCGCTCCCCTGCCGGTGCCGCAAGCCGTTGCCCGGCATGCTTCTGGATGCGGCCCGCCGCCACACTATCGATCTTGCGGCATCGGTCATGATCGGCGACAAGCTGGCCGACGTGGAGGCCGGGATTGCCGCCGGCTGCCGCACGATCCTGGTGCGAAGCGGCTACGGCGCCGCCGAGGAGGCCCGGGTCTCCCCGGGGACCACGGTGTGCGACGACCTGCTGGCAGCTGTTCTCTCCCTCGTGGGCCAGCGTGATGAGGTTTGA
- the ilvC gene encoding ketol-acid reductoisomerase — protein sequence MKVYYDKDCNVALLKKKKVAIVGYGSQGHAHALNLKDSGIDVLVALKKDSSSVKKAKDAGFKVVTVAEAAKVADVLMILLPDEIQGDIYREEIAPYLKKGASIAFGHGFNIHFGQIVPREDINVFMVAPKGPGHLVRHEYTKGGGVPCLIALHQDPSKKTKDLALAYASAVGGGRSGIIETSFKEETETDLFGEQAVLCGGIAALIQAGFETLVEAGYAPEMAYFECLHETKLIVDLIYEGGIANMRYSVSNTAEYGDLTRGPRVITADTKKEMKKILDEIQTGEFCKEWMLENKVNKPTFNALRRRGSEHQIEQVGAKLRALMPWIGKNKIVDKTKN from the coding sequence ATGAAGGTCTATTACGACAAAGATTGTAACGTAGCACTTCTGAAAAAGAAAAAAGTCGCCATCGTCGGCTATGGTTCCCAGGGGCATGCCCATGCCCTGAACCTTAAAGATTCGGGTATCGATGTCCTCGTCGCTCTGAAAAAGGATTCCTCCTCAGTGAAGAAGGCCAAGGACGCCGGGTTCAAGGTCGTCACGGTGGCCGAGGCCGCCAAGGTGGCCGATGTCCTGATGATCCTGCTCCCGGACGAGATCCAGGGCGACATCTACCGCGAGGAGATCGCCCCCTATCTGAAAAAGGGCGCTTCCATCGCCTTTGGCCACGGCTTCAATATCCATTTCGGCCAGATCGTTCCCCGTGAAGACATCAATGTCTTCATGGTGGCCCCCAAGGGGCCGGGGCATCTGGTGCGCCATGAGTACACCAAAGGGGGCGGCGTGCCGTGCCTGATCGCGCTGCACCAGGATCCCTCCAAGAAGACCAAGGACCTGGCCCTGGCCTATGCCTCGGCAGTTGGCGGCGGCCGCTCCGGCATCATCGAAACCTCGTTCAAAGAGGAAACCGAGACCGACCTGTTCGGCGAGCAGGCCGTGCTGTGCGGCGGCATTGCCGCCCTGATCCAGGCCGGGTTCGAAACCCTGGTCGAGGCCGGCTACGCCCCGGAGATGGCATATTTCGAATGCCTGCACGAAACCAAGCTGATCGTTGACCTGATCTATGAAGGCGGCATCGCCAACATGCGCTACTCGGTCTCCAACACCGCCGAATACGGCGACCTGACCCGGGGCCCGCGCGTGATCACCGCCGATACCAAGAAAGAGATGAAAAAGATCCTCGACGAGATCCAGACCGGCGAATTCTGCAAGGAGTGGATGCTGGAGAACAAGGTCAACAAGCCGACCTTCAACGCCCTGCGCCGTCGCGGTTCCGAGCACCAGATCGAGCAGGTCGGCGCCAAGCTGCGCGCCCTGATGCCCTGGATCGGCAAGAACAAGATCGTCGATAAGACCAAAAACTAG
- the mreC gene encoding rod shape-determining protein MreC, with the protein MDFFKKYALFILTAVGILAALIFYSLNIPHKRDANMIERGILTVFAPIAQPFSQVSEFGATVWTDYLNLVNVRQENRHLLQEIKVLNSRLIAAQEAVLANKRLSQLLDVKNSIKAPTVAASVIGEDLSPWFGTLVIDRGSSSGITEGMAVVAADGIVGQVVKVAPSSSRVLLLTDHSSGIAATIQRSRARGVVKGKGEGLCQLEFTTREEDVKVGDMVVSSGIGGVFLKGLPIGEVTMVKRGEYGIFQTVTIRPIVNIAHLEDVLVIGNSHD; encoded by the coding sequence ATGGATTTTTTCAAGAAATATGCCCTTTTCATCCTGACGGCGGTCGGCATACTTGCGGCCCTGATCTTCTATTCCCTCAACATCCCCCACAAACGCGACGCCAATATGATCGAACGCGGCATCCTGACCGTTTTTGCGCCGATCGCACAGCCGTTTTCCCAGGTGAGCGAGTTTGGCGCGACCGTCTGGACCGACTATCTCAACCTGGTGAACGTGCGTCAGGAGAACCGGCATCTGCTGCAGGAGATCAAGGTGCTCAACAGCCGCCTCATTGCCGCGCAGGAGGCGGTGCTGGCAAACAAGCGCCTGAGCCAGCTTCTGGACGTCAAAAACTCGATCAAGGCGCCGACCGTCGCCGCCAGCGTGATCGGCGAGGATCTGAGCCCCTGGTTCGGGACCCTGGTCATCGACCGGGGAAGCTCCAGCGGGATCACCGAGGGGATGGCCGTGGTGGCGGCTGACGGTATCGTGGGCCAGGTGGTCAAGGTCGCCCCCTCCAGTTCCCGGGTGCTGCTCTTGACCGATCATTCCAGCGGCATTGCCGCCACCATCCAGCGATCCCGCGCCAGGGGCGTGGTCAAGGGGAAGGGGGAAGGGCTCTGCCAACTGGAGTTCACCACCCGCGAGGAAGACGTCAAGGTCGGCGACATGGTGGTATCATCCGGCATCGGCGGGGTGTTCCTGAAGGGACTGCCCATCGGCGAGGTGACCATGGTCAAACGGGGCGAATACGGAATTTTCCAGACCGTCACCATCCGTCCCATCGTGAATATCGCCCACCTGGAGGATGTTCTGGTGATTGGGAATAGTCATGACTAG
- the sppA gene encoding signal peptide peptidase SppA: protein MLKKIALIFLAAMAAFLILFAGSLLIAKAIMGSMDTKLADKEGVGLVEVRGMILDSRDTIRQLRYFLKQDAVKSVVLRVDSPGGVVAPSQEIYEEVKKFAARKKIIVSMGSLAASGGYYISAPATLIYANPGTITASIGVILKLSNIETLMDKIGIKSYTLKTGKFKDSGSPLRELSTEDRAMLQAVIDNTHEQFVRAVATGRKLPVEDVRRIADGRILSGEQAKGLKLVDRLGTLQDAIEEAGRLAGITGDPEVIRAPKKKIDYLDVLADGMEGKLGGTLKNAAGGMRLMYEAE, encoded by the coding sequence ATGTTGAAGAAAATAGCCTTGATCTTCCTTGCCGCCATGGCGGCCTTCCTGATCCTCTTTGCCGGTTCCCTGCTGATCGCCAAGGCGATCATGGGATCAATGGATACAAAACTGGCGGACAAGGAGGGGGTCGGCCTGGTGGAGGTCCGGGGGATGATCCTTGACTCCAGGGACACGATCCGCCAACTGCGCTATTTCCTCAAGCAGGATGCCGTCAAGTCGGTGGTGCTGCGGGTTGATTCACCCGGCGGGGTGGTGGCGCCTTCCCAGGAGATCTACGAAGAGGTCAAAAAGTTCGCCGCCCGGAAGAAGATCATCGTTTCCATGGGGAGCCTGGCCGCCTCGGGCGGCTACTACATCTCCGCTCCGGCCACGCTGATCTATGCCAACCCCGGTACCATTACCGCCAGCATCGGCGTGATCCTCAAGCTTTCCAACATCGAGACGCTGATGGACAAGATCGGCATCAAGTCCTATACCCTCAAAACCGGCAAGTTCAAGGACTCGGGCTCGCCGTTGCGGGAGTTGTCAACGGAGGACCGGGCCATGCTGCAGGCGGTCATCGACAACACCCATGAGCAATTTGTCCGGGCAGTGGCCACCGGGCGCAAGCTGCCGGTGGAGGATGTCCGCAGGATCGCCGACGGCCGCATCCTCTCCGGAGAACAAGCCAAGGGGCTGAAACTGGTGGACCGCCTGGGCACGCTCCAGGACGCCATTGAGGAAGCCGGGCGCCTGGCCGGCATCACCGGCGATCCCGAGGTCATCCGTGCCCCCAAGAAAAAGATCGACTACCTGGATGTGCTGGCCGACGGTATGGAAGGCAAACTGGGCGGCACCCTGAAGAATGCCGCCGGCGGGATGCGGCTGATGTACGAAGCGGAGTAG
- a CDS encoding response regulator, whose product MALSLQSAHLENDGQQKQRTILVVDDELLVRQMLQDCLEEYGFAVLTATDGVEACGLFMKESARIDLLVSDVLMPKMNGFYAYQVMCRVKPGLKAILVSGYPNGADMINEGSANPPEFLSKPISPRELISKIHAMLGSV is encoded by the coding sequence ATGGCACTATCACTTCAGTCCGCGCACCTTGAGAATGATGGCCAGCAGAAACAGAGAACGATCCTGGTGGTTGATGACGAGTTGCTGGTGCGGCAGATGTTGCAGGATTGTCTCGAAGAGTACGGCTTTGCGGTGCTTACCGCCACGGACGGGGTCGAGGCGTGCGGACTTTTCATGAAAGAGTCCGCGCGGATCGACCTATTGGTGAGTGACGTGCTCATGCCGAAGATGAACGGTTTTTACGCCTATCAGGTCATGTGCCGGGTGAAGCCGGGGTTGAAGGCCATTCTGGTGAGCGGCTACCCGAATGGTGCCGATATGATCAACGAAGGGAGCGCAAACCCACCGGAATTTCTCTCCAAGCCGATCAGTCCCAGGGAGTTGATCTCGAAGATACACGCAATGCTGGGGAGCGTATGA
- the pssA gene encoding CDP-diacylglycerol--serine O-phosphatidyltransferase produces MNSELNDKRAERAENLKKGIYILPNLFTTGSLFAGFYSMVASLNGNFDIAALWIFASAVFDGLDGKVARLTGTTSKFGVEYDSLADLVSFGVTPGLMMYAWALKPFGRLGWLAAFLFVVCGALRLARFNVQVNTVESKRFVGLPIPAAASTVAATVLLFHHCGWPSSYKRLAILALIYLLAFLMVSGFRYYSFKDPALIKRQPFGFLLLAVVLLIVVAAEPAVMTFVIMIAYVVSGPLGFVVGWPRRRRLEKAVHKGHGAAAGR; encoded by the coding sequence ATGAACTCTGAACTGAATGACAAAAGGGCCGAAAGGGCCGAAAACCTCAAAAAAGGGATTTATATCCTGCCCAATCTGTTTACGACCGGGAGCCTGTTTGCCGGTTTCTACAGTATGGTGGCCAGTCTCAACGGCAATTTCGACATTGCCGCGCTCTGGATCTTCGCCTCTGCCGTTTTTGACGGCCTGGACGGCAAGGTGGCCCGTCTGACCGGAACCACCAGCAAGTTCGGCGTTGAATATGATTCCCTGGCCGATCTGGTGTCGTTCGGGGTGACTCCGGGACTGATGATGTATGCCTGGGCGCTCAAGCCGTTCGGGCGTCTCGGCTGGCTGGCCGCGTTCCTGTTCGTGGTTTGCGGCGCATTGCGCCTGGCGCGTTTCAATGTTCAGGTCAATACGGTGGAGAGCAAGCGCTTCGTGGGCTTGCCCATCCCGGCGGCAGCCAGCACGGTGGCCGCCACCGTCCTGTTGTTCCATCATTGCGGGTGGCCAAGCTCGTACAAGCGGCTGGCAATCCTCGCCTTGATCTACCTCCTGGCCTTCCTGATGGTGTCGGGATTCCGCTATTATTCGTTCAAAGACCCGGCGCTGATCAAGCGGCAGCCCTTCGGCTTCCTGCTTCTGGCCGTGGTGCTGCTGATTGTCGTCGCCGCCGAACCGGCGGTGATGACCTTTGTCATCATGATTGCGTATGTTGTTTCCGGCCCATTGGGATTTGTGGTCGGTTGGCCGCGTCGCCGCCGCTTGGAAAAGGCCGTGCACAAGGGGCATGGAGCCGCCGCCGGCCGCTAG
- a CDS encoding 3-deoxy-7-phosphoheptulonate synthase: protein MIKTNNLKISAITPVIAPADLRQVFPLSDRDREFVNTSRERVKEIIHRRDRRLMVVVGPCSIHDPVAAIEYAKRLALLSRKVEDHLLLVMRTYFEKPRTTIGWKGLINDPDMNHSHLISKGLGIARGLLLKVTSLNVPVATEMLDPITPEYLADMISWGAIGARTTESQTHREMSSGLSFPVGFKNGTDGNLQIAMDAMKAVQHPHSFLGINREGRTSIIQTCGNPDVHIVLRGGSRRVNYTPEDIAATEESLKKNGLFPTIMVDCSHGNSNKDYQKQPEVLESVIQQIVDGNTSISGVMIESNLEAGSQKIAADPGQLKYGVSITDACIDWATTERIILAAHDRLKKGK, encoded by the coding sequence ATGATTAAAACCAACAACCTCAAGATCAGCGCCATAACGCCTGTCATCGCCCCCGCCGACCTGCGCCAGGTGTTTCCCCTCTCCGACCGTGACCGCGAGTTCGTCAACACGAGCCGCGAACGCGTCAAGGAGATCATCCATCGCCGCGACCGGCGCCTGATGGTGGTGGTCGGCCCCTGTTCGATCCACGACCCCGTGGCCGCCATCGAGTACGCCAAACGCCTGGCGCTCCTGTCCCGCAAGGTCGAGGACCACCTGCTGCTGGTCATGAGAACCTATTTCGAGAAACCGCGCACCACCATCGGGTGGAAAGGGCTGATCAACGACCCGGACATGAACCACAGCCACCTGATCTCCAAGGGGCTCGGCATCGCCCGCGGCCTGCTCCTGAAGGTCACCTCCCTGAACGTGCCGGTGGCCACCGAGATGCTGGACCCGATTACCCCTGAATACCTGGCCGACATGATCAGCTGGGGCGCCATCGGAGCCCGGACGACAGAATCCCAGACCCACCGGGAGATGTCGAGCGGCCTCTCGTTCCCGGTCGGCTTCAAAAACGGCACCGACGGCAATCTGCAGATCGCCATGGATGCCATGAAGGCGGTTCAGCATCCCCACAGCTTCCTCGGCATCAACCGGGAGGGGCGCACCTCCATCATCCAGACCTGCGGCAACCCGGACGTCCACATCGTTTTGCGGGGCGGCTCCCGCAGGGTCAACTACACCCCGGAGGACATCGCGGCCACCGAAGAAAGCCTGAAGAAGAACGGGCTGTTCCCCACCATCATGGTGGACTGCAGCCACGGCAACTCCAACAAGGACTACCAGAAACAGCCCGAGGTTCTGGAGAGCGTCATCCAACAGATCGTGGACGGCAACACCTCCATCTCCGGCGTCATGATCGAGAGCAATCTGGAGGCCGGGAGCCAGAAGATCGCCGCCGATCCCGGCCAGTTGAAATACGGCGTATCCATCACCGATGCCTGTATCGACTGGGCCACGACCGAACGGATCATCCTCGCCGCCCACGACCGGCTGAAAAAGGGGAAATAG
- the mreD gene encoding rod shape-determining protein MreD: MALIVVMLAVVFQASVLPVHIASPFKPDLLLIVTVYLALRGSFAAGAPLSWGLGAVKDVFSGLYLGLNAFSFLLIFLVIKNISDRLYTESAPLFVITVGVATLSCVFINLLLLVMFTTSPGIAYSMSVGLVPHLLVNAFVASLVPLIPGFDRPLENP; encoded by the coding sequence GTGGCACTGATCGTCGTCATGCTGGCCGTGGTGTTCCAGGCATCGGTGTTGCCGGTTCATATCGCCTCGCCCTTCAAGCCGGACCTGCTGCTGATCGTCACGGTCTACCTGGCCTTGCGCGGTTCGTTCGCGGCGGGTGCGCCCCTCTCCTGGGGGCTGGGGGCCGTCAAGGATGTGTTCAGCGGACTCTACCTGGGGCTCAATGCCTTCAGTTTTCTCCTCATCTTCCTGGTCATCAAGAACATCTCTGACCGGCTCTATACCGAGAGCGCCCCGCTTTTCGTGATAACCGTGGGCGTGGCGACCCTGAGTTGCGTCTTCATCAATCTGCTTCTGCTGGTCATGTTCACGACATCGCCCGGCATCGCCTACTCCATGAGCGTCGGGCTGGTGCCTCACCTGCTGGTGAATGCCTTCGTAGCTTCCCTTGTTCCCCTGATACCCGGTTTCGACCGTCCGCTGGAAAACCCATGA
- a CDS encoding metallophosphoesterase has protein sequence MKALVVSDTHGNFAPAVQAHSLTEPVDAVIHLGDGIEDANLLRNLMHLDVIAVSGNCDHDTSAPREMLWECEGKRILLVHGDAYGVKGGLERLKQRAEELCAHAVLFGHSHRATCITTSGILFLNPGTLTRTSANKTFATIEISEECIKAHLHDLP, from the coding sequence ATGAAAGCATTGGTCGTATCCGATACCCACGGCAATTTTGCCCCTGCCGTGCAGGCCCACAGCCTGACGGAACCTGTGGACGCCGTCATCCATCTCGGCGACGGCATCGAAGACGCAAACCTGCTGCGCAACCTGATGCATCTGGACGTCATTGCCGTTTCCGGCAATTGCGACCACGACACCTCGGCGCCGCGGGAGATGCTGTGGGAGTGTGAGGGAAAACGGATTTTGCTGGTGCATGGAGACGCCTACGGGGTCAAGGGCGGGCTGGAAAGGTTGAAGCAACGGGCAGAGGAGTTGTGCGCCCACGCAGTGCTGTTCGGTCACAGCCATCGCGCCACCTGCATCACCACATCCGGCATCCTGTTCCTCAACCCCGGCACGCTGACGCGGACGTCGGCCAACAAGACGTTCGCCACCATTGAAATCTCGGAAGAGTGCATCAAGGCCCACCTGCACGACCTCCCCTGA
- a CDS encoding phosphatidylserine decarboxylase family protein, translating into MNNSTPFAREGYPFIICSTGLTFLLAVAAWKWCSLVLAAPAALACVATLFILYFFRNPERTPPGDGHAVVAPADGTVIVAECVPDTPLGTPALKISIFMSVFNVHVNRVPFDGTVVDTFYHRGKFFDARDGRASFENERSGIVLETAGGVRLAFVQIAGLIARRIVCYARTGDALKRGERYGLIRFGSRVDVYLPVDVQPLVKLGDVTVAGETVLGRLA; encoded by the coding sequence ATGAATAACTCGACCCCATTTGCCAGAGAAGGTTATCCCTTCATCATTTGTTCCACCGGATTGACGTTTCTGCTGGCCGTGGCCGCCTGGAAATGGTGCTCACTGGTGCTGGCCGCCCCCGCTGCGCTGGCCTGCGTGGCGACCCTGTTCATCCTTTATTTCTTTCGCAATCCCGAGCGTACCCCGCCTGGCGACGGGCACGCAGTGGTGGCCCCTGCCGACGGGACGGTGATCGTGGCGGAGTGCGTCCCCGATACGCCGCTCGGCACCCCGGCGCTCAAGATCAGTATTTTCATGTCGGTCTTCAACGTGCATGTGAACCGTGTCCCGTTTGACGGCACGGTGGTGGACACGTTCTACCATCGCGGCAAGTTCTTCGATGCCCGTGACGGCCGGGCCTCCTTCGAAAACGAACGCAGCGGCATCGTCCTGGAAACCGCTGGCGGCGTTCGGTTGGCCTTTGTGCAGATTGCCGGCCTGATCGCGCGGCGGATCGTGTGCTACGCCCGAACCGGCGACGCCCTGAAGCGGGGGGAACGTTACGGGCTGATTCGCTTCGGATCAAGGGTGGATGTGTATCTGCCGGTTGACGTACAACCGCTGGTAAAGCTTGGAGATGTGACCGTGGCGGGTGAAACCGTACTGGGGCGTCTCGCCTAG
- the rfbA gene encoding glucose-1-phosphate thymidylyltransferase RfbA, with translation MTLGITKGIILAGGAGSRLFPLTLVASKQLQPVYDKPMIYYPLATLMAAGIRDILLISTPHDTPRFEKLLGDGSRWGITITYKVQPEPKGIAQAFLVGEEFIDRKPVCLILGDNIFYGKMNLDRIFAEFRGGARIFGYQVNDPERYGVVEFDASGRVLSIEEKPKQPKSHYAVPGLYLYDGTVVDTAKSIVPSPRGELEITDVNTAYLRRGELTVERLGRGIAWLDTGTHKSLLEASNFIETIESRQGLKIACLEEIALRRGFIDCARMRRVIEETPNSSYRDYLLRVYGENELCGSN, from the coding sequence ATGACCCTTGGTATCACCAAAGGCATTATCCTGGCCGGAGGCGCAGGCAGCCGGCTGTTTCCGTTGACCCTGGTGGCCAGCAAACAGCTTCAGCCGGTCTACGACAAGCCGATGATCTACTACCCCCTGGCGACCCTTATGGCGGCCGGTATCAGGGATATCCTGCTGATTTCCACGCCCCACGACACCCCCCGCTTCGAGAAACTTCTGGGGGATGGCTCCCGGTGGGGCATCACCATCACCTATAAGGTCCAGCCCGAGCCCAAGGGGATCGCCCAGGCTTTCCTGGTGGGAGAGGAATTCATCGACCGCAAGCCGGTATGCCTGATCCTGGGCGACAACATCTTCTACGGCAAGATGAACCTGGACCGTATCTTCGCCGAATTTCGGGGCGGGGCGCGCATCTTCGGCTATCAGGTCAACGACCCGGAGCGCTACGGGGTTGTGGAGTTCGACGCATCGGGCAGGGTGCTCAGCATCGAAGAGAAGCCGAAACAACCAAAATCCCACTATGCGGTCCCCGGCCTCTACCTGTATGACGGTACGGTGGTGGATACGGCCAAGTCCATCGTCCCCTCGCCGCGGGGAGAACTCGAGATCACCGACGTCAACACGGCCTACCTGCGCCGGGGAGAGTTGACGGTGGAGCGGTTGGGGCGGGGCATCGCCTGGCTGGACACCGGAACCCACAAGAGCCTCCTGGAAGCCAGCAATTTCATCGAAACCATCGAGTCGCGCCAGGGGCTCAAGATCGCCTGCCTGGAAGAAATCGCCCTGCGGCGCGGGTTTATCGATTGCGCCCGCATGAGGCGGGTCATCGAGGAGACCCCCAATTCGAGTTACCGTGATTATCTCCTGCGGGTATACGGCGAAAACGAACTCTGCGGCAGCAACTAG